From Drosophila yakuba strain Tai18E2 chromosome 2L, Prin_Dyak_Tai18E2_2.1, whole genome shotgun sequence, one genomic window encodes:
- the LOC6528948 gene encoding protein bicaudal C, whose amino-acid sequence MLSCASFNKLMYPSAADVAKPPMVGLEVEGGSIGSLSSLQALPSTTSVGSGAPSETQSEISSVDSDWSDIRAIAMKLGVQNPDDLHTERFKVDRQKLEQLIRAESSIEGMNGAEYFFHDIMNTTDTYVSWPCRLKIGAKSKKDPHVRIVGKVDQVQRAKDRILSSLDSRGTRVIMKMDVSYTDHSYIIGRGGNNIKRIMDDTHTHIHFPDSNRSNPTEKSNQVSLCGSLEGVERARALVRLSTPLLISFEMPVMGPNKPQPDHETPYIKMIETKFNVQVIFSTRPKLHTSLVLVKGSEKESSQVRDATQLLINFACESIASQILVNVQMEISPQHHEIVKGKNNVNLLSIMERTQTKIIFPDLSDMNVKPLKKSQVTISGRIDDVYLARQQLLGNLPVALIFDFPDNHNDASEIMSLNTKYGVYITLRQKQRQSTLAIVVKGVEKFIDKIYEARQEILRLATPFVKPEIPDYYFMPKDKDLNLAYRTQLTALLAGYVDSPKTPSLLPPALTGQLTPYANNNHLLLNANGLATPTGVCAPTQKYMQLHNSFQQTQGRSMVAGGQSSNCNYLQVPGAVAPLKPPTVSPRNSCSQNTSGYQSFSSSTTSLEQSYPPYAQLPGTVSSTSSSTAGSQSRAHYSPDSTYGSEGGGVGGGGGGGARLGRRLSDGVLLGLGNSSGGGANSGGGAHLLPGSAESYRSLHYDLGGNKHSSHRAFDFDMKRALGYKAMERTPVAGELRTPTAAWMGMGLSSTSPAPVPLETGENGAGGGGSSGGWRLPPGLGSPYGLSATTGLLDATPVNRRMQLAKHKDIQTLLTSLGLEHYIKIFVLNEIDLEVFTTLTEDNLMELGIAAFGARKKLLTAIHTLLANEAACSTMPSSSSSQNSSSPRFSGSAAPGAERRPSNQW is encoded by the exons ATGTTGTCCTGTGCCTCTTTCAATAAACTGATGTATCCGTCGGCCGCAGATGTGGCCAAGCCGCCAATGGTGGGCTTGGAGGTGGAAGGTGGATCCATTGGATCCCTGTCCAGTCTCCAGGCCCTTCCGTCGACCACATCGGTGGGAAGTGGAGCCCCCAGCGAGACTCAGAGCGAGATCTCCTCCGTGGATAGCGATTGGAGTGACATACGCGCCATCGCCATGAAGTTGGGCGTTCAAAACCCAGACGATCTCCACACGGAACGTTTCAAGGTTGATCGACAGAAACTGGAGCAGTTGATAAGGG CGGAGAGCTCTATTGAGGGAATGAATGGAGCTGAGTATTTTTTCCATGAc ATCATGAACACGACGGATACTTATGTGAGCTGGCCTTGCAGACTCAAAATTGGTGCCAAGAGCAAGAAGG ATCCCCATGTGCGAATTGTGGGCAAGGTGGATCAAGTTCAGCGGGCAAAGGATCGCATCCTTAGCAGCCTTGACTCAAGG GGCACTCGAGTGATCATGAAAATGGACGTCAGCTATACGGATCACTCGTACATCATCGGACGAGGTGGCAACAACATCAAGCGCATAATGGACGACACCCACACCCATATCCACTTCCCCGACTCGAACCGCTCCAATCCCACGGAGAAGTCCAACCAGGTGTCGCTGTGCGGCAGCCTGGAGGGCGTGGAGCGAGCCCGGGCCCTCGTCCGGCTCTCCACACCGCTGCTCATCTCCTTCGAAATGCCCGTCATGGGGCCCAACAAGCCGCAGCCCGACCACGAGACTCCCTACATCAAGATGATCGAGACCAAGTTCAATGTTCAG GTCATATTTTCCACGCGTCCCAAACTGCACACCTCGCTGGTCTTGGTCAAAGGATCTGAGAAGGAATCGAGCCAGGTCCGAGATGCCACTCAGCTGCTGATCAACTTTGCTTGCGAGAGCATTGCG AGCCAAATCCTGGTGAACGTCCAGATGGAGATCTCGCCGCAGCACCACGAGATCGTCAAGGGCAAGAACAACGTGAACCTGCTGAGCATCATGGAGCGCACCCAAACCAAGATCATATTCCCCGATCTGAGCGACATGAACGTGAAGCCTCTGAAGAAGTCACAGGTCACGATCAGCGGACGCATCGACGACGTCTACTTGGCGCGACAACAATTGCTTGGCAATTTGCCCGTAGCATTGATTTTTGACTTTCCGGACAACCACAACGATGCCTCCGAGATAATGAGCCTAAACACCAAGTACGGCGTATACATCACGTTGCGTCAAAAACAGCGACAGAGCACCCTGGCCATTGTGGTCAAGGGAGTGGAGAAATTTATAG ACAAAATCTACGAGGCCCGCCAGGAGATCTTGCGCCTGGCCACGCCGTTCGTGAAGCCTGAGATCCCCGACTACTACTTCATGCCGAAGGACAAGGACCTCAACCTGGCCTACCGCACCCAGTTAACCGCTCTGCTGGCTGGGTATGTGGACAGCCCAAAGACTCCATCGCTGCTGCCGCCCGCCTTGACTGGCCAACTGACGCCCTATGCCAACAACAATCACCTGTTGCTGAACGCCAACGgcttggccacgcccactggtGTTTGTGCGCCCACCCAGAAATATATGCAGTTGCACAATAGCTTCCAGCAGACTCAGGGTCGTTCCATGGTGGCTGGTGGGCAGAGCAGCAATTGCAACTATCTACAGGTTCCCGGAGCGGTGGCGCCTCTCAAACCGCCGACTGTTTCGCCACGGAACAGCTGCAGTCAGAATACCAGTGGTTACCAGagcttcagcagcagcaccacctcCCTGGAGCAGTCGTATCCGCCGTATGCCCAACTGCCGGGTACCGTGTCGTCCACTTCTTCCTCCACCGCGGGAAGCCAAAGTCGGGCGCATTATTCGCCAGATTCCACGTACGGCAGTGAGGGTGGTGGCGTtggcggcggaggaggtggtggcgCGCGTCTGGGACGCCGCCTTAGCGATGGAGTACTTCTGGGGCTGGGCAATTCCAGCGGTGGAGGAGCCAACTCTGGGGGCGGAGCTCACCTCCTGCCCGGCAGCGCCGAGAGCTATCGGAGTTTGCACTATGACCTTGGAGGAAACAAGCACTCTAGCCACCGTGCCTTTGACTTCGACATGAAACGCGCCCTGGGTTACAAGGCCATGGAGCGCACTCCGGTGGCGGGAGAGTTGCGCACACCCACGGCCGCTTGGATGGGAATGGGCTTGAGCAGCACCTCGCCCGCCCCTGTCCCGCTGGAGACCGGGGAAAATGGGGCTGGTGGTGGAGGATCGTCCGGTGGGTGGCGGCTGCCACCAGGATTGGGTTCCCCTTACGGACTGAGTGCCACCACCGGACTCCTGGACGCGACTCCAGTCAACCGACGGATGCAGCTCGCCAAGCACAAGGACATCCAGACTCTGCTCACCAGTTTGGGTCTGGAGCACTACATCA AAATATTCGTGCTGAACGAAATCGACCTGGAGGTGTTCACCACGCTAACCGAGGACAACCTGATGGAGCTGGGTATCGCGGCGTTTGGAGCTCGCAAGAAGCTGCTGACGGCCATTCACACGCTGCTGGCCAACGAGGCGGCCTGCAGCACAatgcccagcagcagctcctcgcAGAACTCCTCGTCGCCGCGATTCTCCGGAAGTGCGGCCCCAGGCGCAGAGCGCCGTCCCTCCAACCAGTGGTGA
- the LOC120320571 gene encoding uncharacterized protein LOC120320571, with protein sequence MPFVERFQQIRNFVMNVCLVEAIQFVQDLSHAICLDLQGLFNLK encoded by the coding sequence ATGCCTTTCGTCGAGAGATTTCAACAAATACGTAATTTTGTTATGAACGTCTGCCTCGTCGAGGCCATCCAATTCGTCCAGGACCTCTCGCACGCCATTTGCCTGGACCTCCAGGGCCTATTCAACCTTAAGTAG
- the LOC6528949 gene encoding uncharacterized protein LOC6528949 yields the protein MAKTTIPGASTRHMQMANRRRVEKDVGSHGYHGAQSGRSCICWISLVLFLILVPDFIEALKDVSVMIPQAVKRGSNALFTCNYDMENDTLYSVKWYKGKREFYRYTPKENPAMKVFAMTSGLNVERNLSNQSHVVLQSVPLNISGKFTCEISVEAPTFQTAMVSGEMEVVELPEEHTVVTGIQARYRIGDLVDGNCSIKYSKPAANLTWTINGIVVPPHHIKTYQTEKRENSTLESVTSAIHFMVTNQHFLKGQMRLKCTANIFDIFKEEMESVIEEDRPRIMASGRSYDINNHPLEEHTNGERGGFEDHNESYLTYYSADNTASGASTAAHEIFWQFWPSQLTKLPINRQLAGAWHWLCRGGGAAALLLFFLLQQGPLGHQIINCQYTKPATGKVQQQQHQQQYRQRSSGASSSSNIGVTASKAATSASSDKCFYNCQMAMAMPTRSRDDDDDDGGDAYIGSTSANATATADADAADADADVAAAGGVASCSIKRLSATLVGGGDAVRGVASGPDQRLLMTRRRARRQKKSLAMDAMMQSRWSAC from the exons ATTTTATTGAAGCACTCAAGGATGTGTCGGTAATGATACCACAGGCAGTGAAACGTGGCAGCAATGCGCTATTCACTTGTAATTACGATATGGAAAACGATACTCTATATTCGGTTAAGTGGTATAAGGGCAAGCGTGAGTTTTATCGCTATACGCCCAAGGAGAATCCGGCGATGAAGGTCTTTGCCATGACAAGTGGTCTCAATGTCGAG CGCAACCTTTCGAATCAGAGCCACGTCGTCCTGCAGTCGGTGCCGCTGAATATTTCGGGGAAATTTACATGCGAAATATCGGTGGAGGCGCCCACTTTTCAAACGGCCATGGTGTCCGGCGAAATGGAGGTGGTTG AGCTGCCGGAAGAGCACACTGTGGTTACCGGGATACAGGCACGTTATCGCATCGGCGATTTGGTCGACGGCAATTGCTCAATTAAATACTCGAAACCGGCTGCTAATTTGACATGGACTATTAATGGTATTGTG GTGCCACCGCATCACATAAAGACCTACCAGACGGAGAAGCGGGAGAACAGCACCCTGGAATCGGTAACAAGTGCCATACATTTCATGGTCACCAATCAGCATTTCCTCAAGGGCCAGATGAGG CTCAAGTGCACGGCCAATATCTTTGACATCTTCAAGGAGGAAATGGAGAGTGTTATCGAGGAGGACCGGCCCAGGATAATGGCCTCGGGCAGATCGTATGACATAAACAATCATCCCCTCGAGGAGCACACGAATGGCGAACGGGGCGGCTTTGAAGATCACAACGAGTCCTATTTGACGTACTATTCGG CGGATAACACGGCATCGGGAGCCTCGACAGCTGCACACGAAATCTTCTGGCAGTTCTGGCCATCGCAGCTGACAAAGCTCCCCATCAACAGGCAGttggcgggggcgtggcactggcTCTGTAGGGGCGGTGGAGCGGCAGCTCTTCTGCTTTTTTTCCTGCTGCAGCAAGGGCCGCTGGGCCATCAAATTATCAACTGTCAATACACAAAGCCGGCGACTGGCaaggtgcagcagcagcaacaccaacagcaataCCGACAACGCAGCAGCggagccagcagcagcagcaacatcgggGTGACAGCTTCAAAGGCGGCAACATCCGCATCTAGCGACAAATGCTTTTATAATTGTCAAATGGCTATGGCGATGCCAACTCGGAGtcgtgatgatgatgatgatgatggcggtGATGCGTATATTGGCAGCACGAGtgcaaatgcaacagcaactgccgatgctgatgctgcagatgcagatgcagatgttgctgctgcaggaggAGTTGCGAGTTGCAGCATTAAGCGGCTGTCAGCGACACTTGTGGGGGGCGGCGATGCTGtaaggggcgtggccagtgGGCCGGATCAACGATTATTGATGACTCGGCGGCGGGCAAGGCGGCAAAAGAAATCGCTGGCAATGGATGCGATGATGCAGTCGCGTTGGAGCGCGTGCTGA